A window of Sphingobacterium kitahiroshimense genomic DNA:
AAAAAGTTTTACCAATATTAATCATGGATCCAGGTAGTGAGTATTCTGACAATGAACTCATTATTTTGCTTAAACAGAATAATGAGTTTGCATTTCGCCTTATTTTCGAGGAATGGCATAAAAAACTATATTTTTTCTGTATGCGTTATTTACAAAATAAAGAGCAATCGGAAGAAACTGTACATGATACCCTTGTTAAGTTATGGACCTCACGTCATAATATCGATGAAAATTTGCCTGTGGGAGCTCTACTTTATACAATCTGTAAAAGATTATGTTTAAATCGTATACGTGATGCTGCTAGAGCGGCTAATGCAGCCTCCGAAATGTGGAATAATTATGTAGATTTAATTGATAATAGTGAAGAAAGGATAATTTTATCCGAATTGCAAGATTTTACAAATAAAGCTGTTAGCAAGTTGCCGAAACAGCAACAACTCGTTTTTAAAATGAGTAGAGATGAAGGCATGAGTCAATTAGAAATTGCAGATAAACTTAATATTTCAAAGGGAACTGTCAAAAAACATAGTTCTGAAGCTATAAAGTATTTGAAAGTATATTTTAAAAACCATTTTTATTTATGGCTGATCTTAAGTTTATTAAGTAAATTGTAGTCGTAATTTACTATCGTTTAAATGATGTAAAGCTTCAACCTTTCTTTACAAGTTTTAAAGTCCTAATTTTTTTTTCGATTTAACTACTCCCTATCAGTTTTTCTGGTGTTATATTATACAAAGCTACATCCTAGAATGGCTTTATATATTATGAAAAAAGACACTCTTATATTACAATACCTTCTTGATAAATATACCAAGAGAGAGATAAATAAAGAAGAATTCGATTTGCTCTTGACGTATTTTAAAGATCATGACTCCTATAAAGATGTCGAAATTTTTATGGATAAAGATTGGGAAACCTTGAGTGAAGAGTATCCATTAGCAAAATCTAAAAGTGAAGAGCTCTTTCAAAATATCCTGTTAGACTCACGTTGTAATGTTATTGATCATTCTAAAAAAAATGGAATAGGAATCTTCAGTGTATGGACTTTAGCATCTGCAACAGCTGCTGCGCTTATTGTTTTAGGTATTTTTCTTCATTACAAAAGTGAGCTCAAATCAAAAATTAATACTGATCAAACACAGTTTGTCGACATACCTGCCGGTGGCAATAGGGCGACTTTAACTTTAGCTAGTGGAATAAAAATTGTACTTAATCAAAATAAAGAAGGCCTATTGATAGGAGATGATGTAATTACTTATTCAGACGGATCAATACTTGAAAAAACAACAGAAGTTTTGTCTAGCCAATCTAAAACTATTTATCAAACTATTGAAACTCCAAAAGGAGGTACCTATCAAATCACATTATCTGATGGTACAAAAATATGGCTTAATGCAGCTTCTACTCTGACATACCCGTCTGATCTCAAGACTTCAAAATCTAGGATAGTTAGCCTTGAAGGTGAAGCGTATTTTGAAGTTGCAAAGGATAAGTCCCGACCATTTATAGTTAAAAGTAAGAATCAAACTGTAAAAGTTTTGGGTACACATTTTAATATTAGCTGTTATGGGGATGAAAAAAGTGTCAAAACGACATTGATTGAAGGTTCTGTTGAGGTAAATGATGTTTTATTGAGACCTAATGAACAATCAATTCTCACAGATAATAAAATCAAAGTCTTAACTGTAGCGGCAGAAAAATCCATAGCATGGAAGAATGGCAAATTTGTCTTTAAGAGCGAAAATCTGGGAAGTATAATGAAAAAATTAGCACGATGGTATGATGTTGAAATTATAGTGGATGGAGATATTAGTGATAAGATATTTACAGGTTCTATCAGCCGATATGATAATATTTCTAAAATATTAGAAAAAATATCATTTACTCAAGCTGTAAAGTTTAAAATAGAAGGAAGGAGGATCATAATTATGCCATAGTTTTACAAATAAACAATTTGGCTAAAGAAAAAAAAACGGGAGTACTTCGAACTACTCCCGCCTAATTTGTTTGGCCTATTTTAAAATTCCTAACCAGAACTAAATTACTTAACCAAACCAATCAAAATTAATGAAAATTAATGAAAGACCGGGGGGAAATTCTTATGTCGGAACCCTCCGAAAAATATTGATTCTTATGAAACTCACGACATTCATATTGCTTATCTCCTTAGTTCAGGTAAGTGCTATAACAAATGCCCAAATCACAATTAAGGAGAGAAATATTACTCTTCAAAAAATAATGGACAAAATTAGTTTGCAAAGTGGCTATGATTTTATCTATTTAGACAGTGATCTTATAAATTTGAAGGCTATAAGTGTTGATTTAAAAAACGAAAACATCAATACTGCTTTGAAAATCTGTTTCGCAGATCAACCTTTGACCTATTTTGTAAATGACAAAACTGTCATGATTAAAAAAAAGCAATCTTATCTACTCAATTCGGTTGTTCAATCTATTTTAGTCCAAGATATTAAAGGTATCGTACTTGATGAAAAAGGAGCACCCTTAGCAGGAGTAACTGTTAGGTTGAAGGGCTCAAAAATAGTCGTCACTACCGATGGGCAAGGTCAGTTTTTTTTAAATAAAGTTGGTAAAGAACAGCAACTCCAGGTCTCATTTGTGGGTTATCGAACAAAAGATATAGTAATTGGGGTATCACGCGATATTACTGTTAAAATGGAACTAGCAACTTCTGTTCTGGAGGAGGTCGCGGTTGTCAATACCGGATACCAGACAATCTCTAAGGAGAGGGCGACAGGAGCTTTTAATACGATTAGTCAAGAACAGTTAGAAAAACCTGCAACAAGTATTGCTCAACGCTTGATCGGTACCACGGCTGGTATGCAGGCTACCTTGGATGCTGATGGCAATCCAAGGTTTGAAATAAGGGGCCAATCTGCATTAAATATTAGGGACGGTTTTGGTGTCCGCAATCAGAATGCGGCACCACTAGTTGTTGTAGATGGATTCCCGATTCAGGGCGATTTTAGTACAATAAATCCTAATGATGTTGAAACTGTGACCGTACTGAAGGACGCTGCAGCAGCTTCCATTTGGGGAGCTAAATCAGCTAATGGCGTTATTGTCGTTGTGACAAAAAAAGGTAAAAAAGGTACTCCACTCGCTATAAACTTTTCAGCCTTTACTCGTATTTCAAAAAAACTGGATCTTGATTATGTAAATCCGTTGGCATCATCTTCTGAAACGATAGATTACGAAATGAAATCTTTTGGAAATTGGGGTGCAAGTATTAATGGAGGGAATTTTCCTAATGATGTTTATAAAGCGTGGTCTCCTGGTACAATTGCATTGAGTGAATATAATTTGGGACATATCTCGCTTCAGGATCGTGATGCTTTACTTACAAAATACAAAGGGCTAAGTAACAAAAAACAGATTAAGGATGAATTGTTAAAAAACCCATCAGTTCAACAATACAATTTGGATTTCTCTGGTTCAAATGAAAGAATGAGCAACCGTGTATCCCTACTTTATGAGAACACACAATCAAATTTCAAATATTCAGACAATAAGAAATATAATGTTAATTATAACACTTCAGCGGATATATTTAAGTGGTTAAAACTAAATTTTGGCGGACTTGTAAACTATAATAAGATCAATAGAAGTGGAGCAAACTATAATGTCAATCCGTATGGGTCTCCTAATCCATTGGCTGATATTGCTAATATTGCACCATATGAAATGCTTAGGAATGAAGATGGTTCTCTCAATAATATAGGTAAATATTATACACCTATTATTGATAAGTTAGTACCAACATCGTTGTTTCCATATGCTGATTGGACATATAATCCAATTCAGGAAATTGAAAATAGAAAATATACGAGTGAGCAGTTGAATACACGGTTACAAGCAGGACTTTCTTTTAAGATTATTAAGGGACTTACATTTGATACTAAGATTCAATATGAGTTATTTAATACTACCAATAGAAATTGGAACAATGAAAACACTTTTTATGTAAGGAATATTGTTAATTCGGCGGCGAGCTGGAATCGGGTTACAAATCGTGTGACGCCAAATCTACCTAAAGGAGGAATTCTTGAACAAGGTCGAGTCAAAACAGAATCCTATATTTTCAGGAACCAATTAAATTTTGAAAGGAAGTTTAAGGAAGATCATGAAATTTCATTTATTGGAGGTACCGAAATCAATAATCTTGTATCACAAACTTTTACGTCCCCTACCGCTTATGGATATAATAGTGAAACGCTTGGCGTAGGAATATTTCCAAATGGTCCAGGTACGCCAACTGCTCCAATAGTTGACTGGACAGGTTTCAATCAATCATTTGAATATGTTAATAAATTTACGCATGTGACCGATCGATACTTTTCGCTATTTGGTAATGCCTCTTATACGTATAAAAGAAAATATACATTATCTGGTAGTATACGTACAGATGCTTCAAATCTTATTACAGACGACCCATCTTATCGCTATGCTCCTTTCTGGTCATTGGGAGGTAGTTGGCAAATAAGCAAAGAACAATTTATGCAAGAAAGTAAATGGATTGATCATTTAGCACTAAGAGCTACTTATGGCTATAATGGAAATGTCGATAGGTCGACTTCTTTCCGCCCTCTCATTGCCATAGAGCCATCTCCTAATCTTTATACAGGAGATTATAGAGCCACAATATCTAGTTATGGAAATCCTAATCTTCGTTGGGAGAAAACAGGAACTTGGAATATTGGTGTTGATTATAGTTTGTTCGGCGGATCTATTTTTGGTAAAGTTGATGTGTATAACAAGGCAGGTAAGGATTTAATTGCTACCCTTTCTATTCCAGGAGTAAATGGAACCACACGTCAAAACCTGAATAATGCAGCAATGACGAATAAGGGTATTGAACTGGAAATTGGTACCGTGCAACGTTTGAGAGGTAATGACATTGTATGGCGAGGAAATGCTAACTTTTCTTATAATAAAAATCAGATAACCAAATTATTTGTTGCAAATTATTATGCTTCGTCACTTGTTGGTGGAGGTTCGAATGCTTACGTAGAAGGTGAGGATTCAAATACACTTTGGGCTTATGAATATACTGGTGTAAAAAACAATCAGCCTACTATCGCTGGACCAAATGGTACTTTTTTTGATTTTGCAACGAATACCCCGGGCAATGGGACGACATATTTATTAAATATGGGAACTACAGTTGCGCCTTACACGTTAGGGTTTACAAACTCATTTAAAGTCTACGATTTTAATTTTTCTTTTATAGTTACTGGGAAATTTGGGCATAAATTTAAGAGGGAAGGGTTTAATTATCCAGCAACTCTACAATCTAGAGTATTACCTAATAAAAAGATTAATGAAGTATTAAATGGAGATCTAATGCAGGTTATTCCGCTACCGCTTAATCAAATAGAGCCACGGTACTATTTTTGGGGTAGATTTCATCCTTATATGAATTATTTGGTTGAGAATGCTTCTCATATTCGGATGCAGGAAATCAATTTAACATATAATCTTCCTTTCAGATTGGGATCGAAAATCAATTTGAAACGTGTACAAGTATTCGCTCAGGGAAATGATTTATTCACGGTTGTAGCTAATAAAGCTGGGGAAGATCCAGAATATCCTTTAGGTACTCTAAAACCGCAACCACGAATTTCTTTGGGTATCAAATGTGAACTATAAAAACGTCAATCATGAAAAATAGATATGTATATAATTATAACCTCTTAATTTTGCTTTCTTCATCGATCCTATTTTTAGGATGTAAGCGCTTTTTAGAAGAACCACCATCTAAGACCTCGGCTCTGGTTGTGAAAACAACAGCACAGATCAATGCTTTATTAGATAATCAGTCTACTTTTTTTCAAGAAGATAACCGTACGCAAGTGTATGGAACAGACGATTGGGGAATGAATGTTGACTTATATAATGGTGGACGTTCTGTGCTTTCCAATATTGCAAGTATCCAATTTTCTACTTGGGATTCTCAATATTTGCTCAATGATATTTCCGATAATTTTTGGTCCAATGAATACAAGAAAATATTTACAGCGAATATGGCGTTGAGTAGTCTGGCGAATGTAACAGGATCAGAGCAAGATAAAGAAATTATAAGAACTGATGCCCATTTTATCCGAGCTTACAGTTATTGGGCACTTGTAAATACCTACTGCCTACCGTACACAGAGGAAAATAAAAATGAATTAGGTCTTCCTATTAAAACAAGTACGAGTTTTGAAGAACCGATTGAACGGCAGCCTTTACAGAAAGTATATGAACTAATTGAATCAGATCTTTCAGAGGCTCTTAAGACATCGGTTTCTTTGACACAGTCAGGCCGTCCTCGACATTGGCGAGCAAGTAAAGAAGCCGTGAATGCTTTCGCAGCTCGTTATTTTCTGCATAAAAATAATTATAATAAAGCCGTAGAACATGCGGATGAAACTTTAAAGGGGTATAATTTACTCGTTGATTATAACACCGAGATGCGCTATGGAATTGATGGCACTGCCGGAATAAATGCAGGAACGCCCCAAGCGGAAACAGTAACGCTGAAATATCCATATACACATAACAACCAAAGTGACCAAACAGATATGATCGCATGGAAGGAGTTCCTTTATTTTCGGATGTTAAGTTTAGGAACTTGGTGGTATATTCCAAGTAAAGAATTACTTGCTCTTTATGATAAAGAGAATGATTTAAGATATAAATACCATATGGTAGAAAACTATTCTTACGATCGTGGTATGGTAAAACCAGCGTATAGTTATCCGGGATATGTTTTCTTTTTCAAACAATGGACACCTTCTGGCCCAACAGTAGCGGAAACACTTTTAATAAAAGCAGAAGCACAAGCGCGTCTAAATGAAGTTCAAAATGCAATGAATACAGTAAACATTTTACGGTCAAAAAGAATGAAGCCAGGACCTTGGGTAGATCTAACGGCAAGCTCTAAAGAAGATGCAATAAAAAAGATTCTAGAAGAAAGAAGAAGAGAAATGCCATTTGTACAACGGTGGTTTGATATTCGACGATACAATAATAATGAAGATCCAAATGATGATATCATTTTGACGAGAGACTTTTATCCCTATAATGGTACAAATGTATTGTTCAACGAACCTGTTAAAACCTATACTTTGCCCAAAAATTCTAGAAGATATGCCAGTCCAATTCCTTCAACAGAGATCATTTCTAGCAATGGAGTAATTGTTCAAAATAATTATTAAAAATTAATTCACAAAAAAAGAAAAATGATGAAAACGTCAACAATCATAAGTATAGTGCTATATATTATTTTAGCATCTGTAGGTAGCAAAGCTCAAGCCCAAAAATCCAAAGAAGACAATTATCAAATCAATGGACAGATAAAAGGATTGAATAATAATCAGATCTTTATCATTGTTTATAAAGAAGGTAATGAAAAAACTGATACGTTAACAACGATCAGCGTAGGTGAAAAATTTGAGATGAAAGGGTTTACAGATAAGTCTAGATCAGTACAACTGCATTTGGGAGAAATAAATCCTCGTAAAAATTCTTACTTTTATTTAGAGCCCGGAATAATAAAAATTACAGGAAACGTTGATCATCCTGATGAAATCAAAATATTGGGTACGGAAACAAATGAAGCTTATACCAGAACACAAGAGTTTTTAGTGCCTTTGTATAAAAGAAGATCTGCATTGATCCAACAGATACGAAATCTAAAAGAGGGTACTCCCGATTACAAAAACTTAGCAGTATCAATAAAAAGTAAGAGTGATTCGGTAAACGATTACAAGATTTTATTTATAAAGGAAAACCCGCGCTCAGATATTAGTTTGGGTTATTTATATGTTCTTCAAGATAACCTTCCGGTTGGTCTCGCAGACTCATTATACACAAACCTAGTTCCCAACCTAAGGTCAACAGTACAGGGCAAATATATTGGTGATAAATTAGCAGCAAGTAAAACCGTTGCAGTAGGTAAGAAAGCACCTGATTTCACATCTTCAGACACCACCGGAGCAGCTATAAAATTAAGTGATTTTAAAGGAAAATATGTGTTGCTTGAATTTTGGGCACACTGGTGTGTACCTTGTCGAGCGCAACATCCCCATATGAAGGTTATTTATGACAAGTTTAAAGATAAAGGGTTTACCATATTGCAATATTCCATTGACGTGAAAAAAGATGAAAAAAAATGGAAAGAGGCAATTGTTAAAGATGGATTAGTATGGCCACAGGCTTCTGATCTTTCTAACGGTAAAGCTCCAGTGGCAGAACTTTACGGCGTTCAACCAATACCTGACAGTTTTCTGATCTCTCCTGATGGAACCATTATTGGACGTAGATTAAGTCATCAAGAACTAGAAGATATACTTAGCCAAAAATTAAGTAAATGATATCTTTAATTTAATTTTTTTAGATGGTATTATGGAATTTTTAATACTTTAGCATGCTTTAAAGTCTATTGCCCAATCACGGAAGGTAATAGACTTTTTTGCTTTAATGAGTATTGTAGTTTGTCTTAACATTTGAGTTTTTTTTTGCAATATCTTTTGAATAATTCAATTTAACATTTTATTTTATTCTCCCCCTGACACATTTCTAGTTACACTCTCGTTTGTAGGCTTAAAATTTAAGTTTGCTATATCTTTACTTATACGCCCGTTTAGCTGTTTTATTTTTTGAAAACGTCTTTCATTTGATTTTGTGTTGCAGCGACTTTTATTTTTATCAGCTTTATTCTCTATCAAAAAGCTTGATATTAATTCGTGGTAGTGATAGGAATGGGCATGCAGATTCATTATTTTCTTTCTATATCCCTTAGCAAGACCTGGTTCTTTTTGAGTTAAAAAACAGGAGTCTGATAGTGCAGTCAATGACATAAAGGCTTTTTTCCTGGCAACTCTCATGTTTAAGTGAGATTGATCATTGGGTAGGTGAAGAAAGTCCATTACAGCCTCCTTAAATTTATTATTTTCCTGCAGTACATTTTTGATTATAATATCTATCTTTTGACCGGCTCTTATTGGAATTAAATACCAGCACAAAACTGATAGTCCACATCCTAAACAAGTAAATAATAGGCGGTTTGTCGAAATGTTAATTATATTGTGCTCTGTTAAGTTTAAAGCTACGACAACAGATGCGGTAATAAAAGCGACAGAAATATCATAATAGCGGCGGTTAAAAATTAAAAAACAGAACATAAGTATTCCAGCGAAAAGGATAGAATAATAAATATCCGTTGTTAGATTAACTATTAATGATCCTAAAATTAAACCGATCATGGTTCCGGTCAGTCTATCAATATTGCGAACAACTGTAGCCGAGAAAGTTGGCCTAGTAACGACAATGATAGTCATAAAGATCCAGTAGGTATATTTCATTTCTGATAATATATACCCAAAAATCCCGCCTACTAAAAATAAAAAAGCCATCCGGAGAGCAAACATCGATAATGGTGTATAGGAATGAATATGATACCAGATATCTTTTATTGATGATTTTACCGGAGTAATAAAGCTATCATAATCGATTTGACGATCATAGAATGCCTTAACTAGATGATCTTCATTACCTTCCTCTAATAGTCGTCTAGATTGTATAAAAGCTGTTGAATTTTCGATAACATCAATTAGTGCTTCATTTGCACTTTTATTATGGCGAAAGTTTATTTGCTCCAGATCTTCTATACCTCTAGAGATTTGCTGGATGTAATATGAATCTTTGCTATTATTTTTTTGATTGTGCATTGTTGTTTCAACACAATCTGCAACAGCCAGTATTAATGCTTTAACTTTTTTTGAAGCTCCGATTTGATCAAGCTCCATACGAATCTCTTGGTAATCTCTATTTACGGAAGTGGCCAAGGAATAGAGGTCAATCAATTGGTAAGCATGTATCCAAAGCGGATATGCAGTTTCATTTTGAAAAGTGTTTTTATTTTGTAGTAAGAGATAGCGTATCAGCTCATGCTGTTCTGCTAAACGGATACTGATTTGGGCTGCTTCCTTGTAAATTTGATTTAAAGGATCATCTTTAACATAATATTTTGCTTTTACCCGTAGTAACTGAGCTGATGTAAGATAGCAAATGTTAAGAGCACGTTTAAGTTCCCATAGCGGAAATAAACGAGAGTGAATTATACTGACCAAATGATAAAATGCAGTTCCAGCCCCTGCAAATAGAGCAAATTGTAACGGATCATGAGGATGCAACCCCATTGTAAAAGTAATCATAAACAGATTTGTTACTCCTACCATACCTATACGTTTTCCGAGCGCTGTAAACATCGTGAAGATGGCGGCAGCAGCACTTACTGCTACGATAAGAAAAATAGGGTATGGGAGCAAGACTCCAACTGTCAATGCTATTGTCATTGTCCAGAATATACCAGATCTAGCAACAAGCAATTTATCTTTTTGGCGACCAGGAAAATCTGTCATTGAGGCATTCATGGCCGCGATTAAAAATGGAACACTATAGTCCAGATGATAATAATATCCGATCAAAAATGCGGGTATCATTGCCGAAAGACAAGCTCTTAAAGCCTCCGGTCCAAATTCATTTAAGAGCCCCGCTGAATTGCGTAATGCTATTTTAATCATTACTAATACGCACTTACTACTAATTCATTATTAACGGATAAAAAAGCTTGTGCAACGCGCGCTATATTTTCTTCATTTAAACCTGCAATGCAGATTCTACCACTTTTTACTAAGTATATGGCATATTCCTCACGAAGATCATGGACTTGCTTCGGCGAAAATCCAGAATAGCTAAACATTCCAGTTTGGTCTATCAGAAAACTGAACCGCTCTTTTTCTCCACCCAATTGGATTATTTGACTGTATAGATTTTTTCTAATCTGTTTCATGCGTATACGCATTGATTCAAGTTCAATTAACCAAATTTGTTTTAATTCCGGGTTTCCTAGTATAACGTCTATTAACTTAGCGCCATAAGTGGGAGGGCTTGAGTAATTTTTACGTACCGTCGCTTTTAATTGCCCAGCTACTAGATTTGCTTCCTCTTTGTCCGTACAGACCACAGAGAGACCACCTACACGTTCACCATATAGTGAAAATATCTTTGAAAATGAGTTGCTCAGTAAAAATGTTAGGCCAGCATTTGTCATTGCAGTAATCGCATAGAGATCTTCATTAAACCCTTTTCCAAACCCCTGATAAGCCATGTCCAAAAAAGGAATTAATTTTTTAAATTTTAAAACCTTTATGGTTTCGTCCCATTGTTCTTTAGTCAGATCTGCGCCAGTAGGATTGTGGCAGCAAGGATGAAGAAGAACGATAGCAGACTCTTCCAAGGTCGAAAGAAAAGTGATCATCGCATTAAAATCTAACGTACCTAGTGTATCATTAAAGTATGGATAATATTCTACTGTAAACCCAGCACCATTAAATATAGAAATATGATTTTCCCAAGTAGGTCTGCTTACATAAACCTTACTGGTTGGATAGCTTTTCTTCAGGAAATCAGCACCTACTTTTAATGCACCCGATCCTCCAAGGGTTTGAATAGTTGTAATTCTTTTTTCAGTAATAGCTTGAGGAGCATGAGCAAATAATAAGTGCTGAATATGTTGACAATAAGAAGGCATGCCGCTCATAGGTAAGTATAGCGATGACTGGTCATTTTTAATCTGGTTTTTTGCCTGAGATACAGCATCCATAACAGGAGTTTCACCTCTTTCATTATAATACAGTCCTATGCTAAGATTAACTTTATCAGTACGAGGGTCATTATTGTATGCATCCATCAACGATAAGATAGGATCGCCAGCATAGTGTTCGATATGTTTAAACATTATTGTGTTTATTTTGTTATTCGGATAGTGTGATGGTAGCAAAATTAGACAATGTATAGTGCAATCAATAGGCACTTACTTACTTCCGAATATATTATCGCTATCGAAATAATTTAAGATAGCAATTTGAAAAATTTACGGGTTTATTAGTGAATAGGTCTTAAATGTTATTATTTTATTGAATCATTTTATTCTATTGAAATATTTAAATGACCTCGTTTTTTAGGATTTAACTCAATAGTCTATAGGAATCAGTGACATGATTTTTTTGAGTTGGATGAGAAAGGGTGAAAGCTTAATAAG
This region includes:
- a CDS encoding aromatic amino acid transaminase: MFKHIEHYAGDPILSLMDAYNNDPRTDKVNLSIGLYYNERGETPVMDAVSQAKNQIKNDQSSLYLPMSGMPSYCQHIQHLLFAHAPQAITEKRITTIQTLGGSGALKVGADFLKKSYPTSKVYVSRPTWENHISIFNGAGFTVEYYPYFNDTLGTLDFNAMITFLSTLEESAIVLLHPCCHNPTGADLTKEQWDETIKVLKFKKLIPFLDMAYQGFGKGFNEDLYAITAMTNAGLTFLLSNSFSKIFSLYGERVGGLSVVCTDKEEANLVAGQLKATVRKNYSSPPTYGAKLIDVILGNPELKQIWLIELESMRIRMKQIRKNLYSQIIQLGGEKERFSFLIDQTGMFSYSGFSPKQVHDLREEYAIYLVKSGRICIAGLNEENIARVAQAFLSVNNELVVSAY